In Thermoanaerobacterium xylanolyticum LX-11, the genomic window GCCCAGGCTTCTTTTCTGCTTTCGTCGTACCCATGGTAGTAAAGCTTTTTTTGGGTGTCATACATATGCTTTCTCACATTAACAAACTGATTCACAATATCAGATAAGTCATTAATGTTGCCAAAATTTTTGATGTATTTAATGTAGAAAGGCATCACCATATACAATCCATCGAGCCATACTTGATATGGATATATATCTTTGTGCCAGAAATTTCCTTCGTTTGTCCTTGGTTGTGTCTTAACTTGAGTAAAAATCGTCTCTATGGCTTTCTTGTACTTATCATCACCTGTCATTTTATAAACATCAAATAGCACTTTGCCCGAATTTATATCGTCTAAATGATGATTTTCCATGTTGTAGCCTTTTATCTCTCCGTCTTTTTCTATAAATTCATCGAGGTATTTCAATACAAATGCTTTATACTTTTCATCATCTGTTGCACTGTACAGATCAAGTGCGCCTTTTAGTACACATCCATCTTCGTAATTCCATGATGGCTTGTAGCTTTTGTAATCTTTAATGTAGCCATCTATAAATTTCTCAACTTTGTTCAAAGCTTTCAATCCTCCAAATGATTTTTCAATTTCCAGCGACAATTTTCGATTAAAGCTTTTCATTTAAACTGTTTTGCACACGTTAACTGGATTTATGCAAAAATTATTTTATTGCCATTACAGAATCTCTTATCTTTAACTTTGTAGGTACGTATATCTTTTCTCCGCTGTTTTCGTCATTTTCAATCATGTTCATCAATATTTCTGCACCTTTTTGGCTGACATCTTTTATAGGCTTTCTCACTGTTGTAAGAGCAGGTATTATATACCTGCAAAATTCACTGTCATCAAAGCCCACTACTGAAATGTCATCAGGAACTTTAAGACCTTTTTCATATATAGCCTTTATAGCACCTACCGCCATGTCATCATTTGAACAAAATACGGCTGTAGGTTTTTTCTTTAGCTTCAAAAGCTTGTTCATGGCACTGTAGCCACTTTCTATGTCGTACTCCCCGCTTACGATGTAATCATTGTTTATCAAAATCTTGCTTTCAATAAGTGCCTTCAAAAATCCGTCTTTTCTATCCACAGTCGATTTGAAGCCTTCTTTACCTTCAATTATGGCTATATCCCTATGTCCATTTTCAATCAGGTACTTCACTGCATTGTAAGCTCCCGTCTTTTCTTCACTTAGTATATTTACGACAGATTTTTCATTGACTTCCCTATTTAAAACAACCAGAGGTATACCTTTTCTCATGACGTAGTACATAAATTCATTATCGCTTTCGCTTTGGCTTGTAAGTACGATTCCGTCAAAACGGTTTTTCTCGATAGACGAGTAGTCCTTGTACTCGTCTATCCCTCTTATGATGAGATTGTAATTTTTTTTGATTGCACTGTTTACACCCCTTACAGTCTCATAGAAGAAACTGGGAGATGTTCCTTTGAAGATTGTAGAAAAGAACAAACCGATATTATATGATTTATTGAGAACAAGACTTTTAGCGTTGTAATTAGGCACGTAATTAAGCTTTTTTGCGATTTCTTTTATCTTCTCTTTCGTCTCCTCTTTTATCTGCGGACTGTCGTTTAAAGCTCTGGAAACTGTAGTATGTGATACATTTGCAAGTTTTGCTATATCCTTTATTGTAACGCTCATCTCAAACACCTTCCACATTCATTATAGAAGACTATACTCCAAAATAATTGACTGCATTATTGTAGGATATGTCCTGAACTATCTTTCCTAATAAGTCTATATCGTAAGGCACCTCGCCTCTATCTACCCATTCGCCAATCAAATTGCACAGTATCCTTCTGAAGTATTCGTGCCTTGGATATGACAAGAAACTTCTTGAATCAGTTACCATTCCAACAAATTTGCTTAAAAGCCCTACATTTGCCAGTGTCCTCATCTGCTCTCTCATTCCGTCGATGTTGTCATTAAACCACCATGCAGAGCCAAATTGCATTTTCCCCGGAATCCCTTCACCTTGGAAACACCCCATAATTGTAGCTAAAACATAGTTATCTTTGGGGTTTAGCGTGTACAATATAGTCTTCGGCAATGAGCCAGTTAAATCTAATGAGTCTAAAAGCTTCGCTACTTTTTGTGCTATATCTACATCATTTATTGCATCATATCCAGTATCAGGCCCCAGCTTTCTAAACATCCTGGTATTTGTGTTTCTTAAAGCTGCAATGTGAAGCTGCATAGCCCATCCGAATTCTTTATATTTTCTTGCTAAAAACTGAAGAACACTTGTCTTGTATTGGTCAATTTCAAATTTGGAAAGTTCTTCGCCTTCTAAGGCTTTCTTAAATATTTCATTCACTTTGCTTTTTGTGCTTTCTTCATAAGCCACAAAGTCAAGTGCATGATCTGATAACCTGCAGCCTAAGCTGTCAAAGTACTCTATTCTTGAATTTAAGGCATCTAAGTAATCTTCGTAATCTTCAATAGTCTTCCCACTTACTTCTCCAAGCTTTTTGACCCAATCTCTAAAATCGTCTCTTTCAATATTTATACCTTTGTCAGGTCTAAATGCAGGCAAAACCTTTACACCAAAGCTTTCATCATCCATCAAAAGCTTGTGATACTCAAGGCTATCTGTCGGATCGTCTGTTGTGCACAGTATCTTTACGTTTGACTTCTTAATGATGTTTCTGACACTGAATTCGCTACTCTCCAATACTGAATTGACTTTTTCCCATATCATTGGAGCTGTTTTCTCATTTAGAAGCTCATTAACACCAAAGTACCTTTGAAGCTCCAAATGTGTCCAATGAAAAACAGGATTGCCGATAGCCATAGGCATAGTCTTTGCAAACTCTAAAAATTTGCTGTAATCATCAGCATCACCTGTAATGTACTTTTCATCGACACCATTGCTTCTCATAAGTCTCCATTTATAGTGATCTCCATATAGCCAAACTTCCGTGATGTTTTTAAATTTCTTGTCTTCGTAAATATCTTTAGGGTTCAAATGACAGTGAAAATCAAATATAGGCATCTTTGATGCATAGTCGTGAAATAGTTTAACAGCAACTTCGTTGTTTAACAGAAAATCGTCATCCATAAAATTCTTCATAAAATCAGCTCTCCCACGAAATTTTGTTCACGTTAACATTTATTTAATTTAATTATATTACTGCCAACGGAGATTGTCAAGTTAATGTTAAAAATTTTTTGCTTTAAATTACCCTGCTTTTAACAGGGTAATTTTATCCTGGCAAAGGCAAACATATCACCTGTCCTACCACAAGGTTATTTGGATCTATATACGGGTTTAATTCAATAATCTTATCGACAGTAGTTCCTACGGTTTTTGCAACTTTATAAAGCGTATCACCAGGTGCTACTTCCCAATATATACCTGTTGGACATTCTGTCGTTTTGCCATAAGGTATTATTGGCGGCAAACATATTACTTGTCCTACCATCAATCTATTTGGATCTATTCCAGGGTTCACTCTTATAATGTCGTCTACAGGCCTATTGATTTTCTGAGATATGAGCCACAACGTATCCCCTGGCTCTACAGTGTAATACCTTCCCGATGGACAATATGGCATTGTAACACAACCTTTCATTTAATTTTTTACCATTATATTCACAAAAAAGCCCGTTGACATATTTTTTCAGAATACGCTGTGGTATAATATGTATAAGAATTGATACAATAAAAACGCTCACATAAATACAATCGAGGAGGTTTTTGTATGGGTCATATTAATATAGATGTGAAAAGAAGGTTTATGGGCAGGTTTAAGTACGATAACGATCTTTTGCAGGAGATAACGACTTTCATAACAAATGAGAATATAAGATCTGGCGAGATAAGGATTATAGGTGCAGTAAAAAAGGCCCGGTTCGGCTACTTTAACCAATCTACAAAGGAATACAAATTTATCGAGAAAAATGAGCACATGGAAATACTGAGTGCCATAGGAAATATATCCTTAAAAGATGGCAAGCCGTTTCCACACGTACATATAATTCTTGCTGACGAAAACGGAAATGCCTTTGGCGGTCATCTCATGGAAGGCACAAAAATATTTGCTGCTGAATTTGTCATCGTAGACTATGGCGAAAACAACTTAGAAAGAGTCGATGATGACTACACCGGATTATCTCTTTGGAATCTATGAAAAAAAGCTTAAAAGGTTTTTAACGCCTTTTAAGCTTTTACTTTATAAACTTTAGCATCGTGTGTCCGTATTTTATCACGTCTATATTTGTGTTATACACTATATGCCTAATAAGCGGCATGCCTAATATCTTAACCATCCTGTCATAATCGCTGTTACTGAATTTATCCAGTTTATCTCTGTAATCTGAAAGCATTTGTACCTTATCAGTTATAGTTTTGACCATTTTTTCATAGTCTTCGCCTGTTGCAATTGATCTTGCAGCGTAAATGCCGCTTTCTAAAGCGTGAAATGCTCCAAGCCCTAAAAGTGGATCTAAAAATCCAGCGGCATTTCCAACGAAATATACATTGTCGATTTTGTGCTCTTTAGCAATACCTGCGTTAAGTTCCAATTCATAGGTTTCCACCATCTCATAACTAAATTTCTCGGTTTTTAGAAAAAGCTGCCATAAACTGTCTATCTCGCCGTGCTGTGCATAGGTTGTTATAAGTCCTAAAGATGCTTTGGTTTTATCAAAGGGCATGATGTATCCGTACCCAGATCTTGCGTAATCAATGTTAAACCACATCTCTGCCGTATGTGGTTCAAAATTTCCTAAGATTGTGGCACCTTTTATCCACGTCGTAACAGTAGTCCTCCACTCTGTAAGATTCTCCAGTATCCCGGAATTTCCAGTAGCTACAACTACAAAGTCAAATTCTCTTGATAGCTCTTTGTAATCAGGGTCTGCATTAAAGTTTATCTTTGACTTTACTCCCATCGCCAACTGATTGTCAAGTGAATCCGCATCTTTGCTTCTTAAGACGAAATATCCATGATTTCCTTTTACTGCTGAAGTGTACATTGGAGAATGCATGATGATTTTTGTCATCTTCTCAACAGGCGTCAATGATATGCCATAAGTACGCCTAAAGTAATAGACAGGATCTTTAATCGGCCTATCTTCCATGTTTAAAAATGAACCGATGTTAGGCTGAATCGTCCCTATAGCATTTTTTCTCTCAAAAATCACACACGTTATTCCAAGCCTTTCAAGCTCATGAGCACATGCAAGTCCTGATATTCCCGCTCCTATTATGGCAACCTTCATAGCATAAAATTCCTTTCATGTAGTTTTTATCAACATCAAAACTTAAATAATTCATTGACGGCGTATCGTATTATGAATGAAGAATACTTTACTATGTTAAAATTTGTATCGTAAATAAGCTGCTTTATGAGTGGCGTTGTCAAAAACTTTATAAGCCTGTCTATCTTATCGTTATCTACAGTGTCAATGGCTTTCCTGAACTCTAAAAGCTTCAAATTTGCATTTGAAAGATACGCCATTTCATTTTCAAAGTTACAGCCTGTTGCAATGCTTTTTGCTGCCAATGCGCCACCTAAAATTGATGCAAATTGACCAAAACCCAAGAATGGCTCAATGGCGCCTCCTGCGTTTCCCACAAAGTACATGTTTTCATATGTATGTGGAAATGCATTGCCTGATATGTGTTCATAGTCGTACACGCTTACCACATCATAACTAATCTTCTCTATTTTTAAAAACATCTCCCAGTATTTGTCTATTTCTTCCTTTGTGATGTAAGGAACTATGAGTGCTAAAACTGCTCTTTTATCATCAAAAGGTGCAAGGTATACATAACCGCTTTTGCAGTAGACTGTGTTCATCCACATTATAAGTGCATTTGGATCGAATTTACCGATTACCTCAGCTATTTTAAGCCTTGTATCAACCAGTGTCTGCCAACATCCTAATTCATTTGGTATCTGATGATTTCCAGTCGCTACAATGACATAATCATAAACTTCCTTTAGATTCTTGTAG contains:
- a CDS encoding glycoside hydrolase family 88/105 protein, which codes for MNKVEKFIDGYIKDYKSYKPSWNYEDGCVLKGALDLYSATDDEKYKAFVLKYLDEFIEKDGEIKGYNMENHHLDDINSGKVLFDVYKMTGDDKYKKAIETIFTQVKTQPRTNEGNFWHKDIYPYQVWLDGLYMVMPFYIKYIKNFGNINDLSDIVNQFVNVRKHMYDTQKKLYYHGYDESRKEAWADKKTGVSPNFWGRAEGWFVMALVDVLEEMDERMKPEKDALIKIFNEAIDGLLIYQDEEKGMWYQVLDKKNERGNYQETSATLMISYSILKGVRLNLLPQKYKEHGVKAFEGTVNKYLVEDEGKLMLGGICSVAGLGNTPYRDGSYDYYISEKVVYDDPKGVGALMMAYSEIIKIQ
- a CDS encoding NAD(P)/FAD-dependent oxidoreductase; amino-acid sequence: MKVAIIGAGISGLACAHELERLGITCVIFERKNAIGTIQPNIGSFLNMEDRPIKDPVYYFRRTYGISLTPVEKMTKIIMHSPMYTSAVKGNHGYFVLRSKDADSLDNQLAMGVKSKINFNADPDYKELSREFDFVVVATGNSGILENLTEWRTTVTTWIKGATILGNFEPHTAEMWFNIDYARSGYGYIMPFDKTKASLGLITTYAQHGEIDSLWQLFLKTEKFSYEMVETYELELNAGIAKEHKIDNVYFVGNAAGFLDPLLGLGAFHALESGIYAARSIATGEDYEKMVKTITDKVQMLSDYRDKLDKFSNSDYDRMVKILGMPLIRHIVYNTNIDVIKYGHTMLKFIK
- a CDS encoding LysM peptidoglycan-binding domain-containing protein, with translation MPYCPSGRYYTVEPGDTLWLISQKINRPVDDIIRVNPGIDPNRLMVGQVICLPPIIPYGKTTECPTGIYWEVAPGDTLYKVAKTVGTTVDKIIELNPYIDPNNLVVGQVICLPLPG
- a CDS encoding LacI family DNA-binding transcriptional regulator, which gives rise to MSVTIKDIAKLANVSHTTVSRALNDSPQIKEETKEKIKEIAKKLNYVPNYNAKSLVLNKSYNIGLFFSTIFKGTSPSFFYETVRGVNSAIKKNYNLIIRGIDEYKDYSSIEKNRFDGIVLTSQSESDNEFMYYVMRKGIPLVVLNREVNEKSVVNILSEEKTGAYNAVKYLIENGHRDIAIIEGKEGFKSTVDRKDGFLKALIESKILINNDYIVSGEYDIESGYSAMNKLLKLKKKPTAVFCSNDDMAVGAIKAIYEKGLKVPDDISVVGFDDSEFCRYIIPALTTVRKPIKDVSQKGAEILMNMIENDENSGEKIYVPTKLKIRDSVMAIK
- the uxaC gene encoding glucuronate isomerase; its protein translation is MKNFMDDDFLLNNEVAVKLFHDYASKMPIFDFHCHLNPKDIYEDKKFKNITEVWLYGDHYKWRLMRSNGVDEKYITGDADDYSKFLEFAKTMPMAIGNPVFHWTHLELQRYFGVNELLNEKTAPMIWEKVNSVLESSEFSVRNIIKKSNVKILCTTDDPTDSLEYHKLLMDDESFGVKVLPAFRPDKGINIERDDFRDWVKKLGEVSGKTIEDYEDYLDALNSRIEYFDSLGCRLSDHALDFVAYEESTKSKVNEIFKKALEGEELSKFEIDQYKTSVLQFLARKYKEFGWAMQLHIAALRNTNTRMFRKLGPDTGYDAINDVDIAQKVAKLLDSLDLTGSLPKTILYTLNPKDNYVLATIMGCFQGEGIPGKMQFGSAWWFNDNIDGMREQMRTLANVGLLSKFVGMVTDSRSFLSYPRHEYFRRILCNLIGEWVDRGEVPYDIDLLGKIVQDISYNNAVNYFGV
- a CDS encoding PPC domain-containing DNA-binding protein, which produces MGHINIDVKRRFMGRFKYDNDLLQEITTFITNENIRSGEIRIIGAVKKARFGYFNQSTKEYKFIEKNEHMEILSAIGNISLKDGKPFPHVHIILADENGNAFGGHLMEGTKIFAAEFVIVDYGENNLERVDDDYTGLSLWNL
- a CDS encoding FAD-dependent oxidoreductase, with protein sequence MKVAIIGAGSAGLTAAIRLESYGIKPDIFERKSKVGDAFNHVAGLLNVINRPINDPLEYLKNNFDVAIAPLNNIDKIVMHGPTVTRTIKGRRLGYFMLKGQGELSVESQLYKNLKTNVNFNVHADYKNLKEVYDYVIVATGNHQIPNELGCWQTLVDTRLKIAEVIGKFDPNALIMWMNTVYCKSGYVYLAPFDDKRAVLALIVPYITKEEIDKYWEMFLKIEKISYDVVSVYDYEHISGNAFPHTYENMYFVGNAGGAIEPFLGFGQFASILGGALAAKSIATGCNFENEMAYLSNANLKLLEFRKAIDTVDNDKIDRLIKFLTTPLIKQLIYDTNFNIVKYSSFIIRYAVNELFKF